A window of Cryptomeria japonica chromosome 3, Sugi_1.0, whole genome shotgun sequence contains these coding sequences:
- the LOC131874142 gene encoding uncharacterized protein LOC131874142 has translation MVKDLARLGRDLKNVIIVDDDPARYTFQLENAVSLKAFKGDLTDRDLWKVMDLCRVAVTCGDVREAIRTHAFITTINETYACSLRQRQVERERMLSVVNLSKIRKTIVLELFEVLVSTSQSPLQHYDFIISSVTEDGETVTLYVSIRPGVLDLFTELRKNFEIIVFTESRHETADVILGKIDVNFDISRRFYRGHCKKVGDGYVKDLKKIGLNLCNAMIVDVNPCCYKSQAENGIRIRRFEQGNVNDKQLYQLADFCSVAASYQDLRRAIWLNRGANNAAKESPANEDGDNVSDKRRWSFF, from the coding sequence ATGGTGAAAGACCTAGCTAGGCTTGGGAGGGACCTAAAGAATGTTATCATTGTTGATGATGATCCAGCTCGATATACATTCCAGCTAGAAAATGCTGTTTCTTTGAAGGCATTCAAAGGTGATTTAACAGATCGAGACCTATGGAAAGTCATGGATTTATGCAGAGTAGCTGTAACATGTGGGGATGTAAGAGAGGCCATTAGAACCCATGCTTTTATTACCACTATAAATGAAACGTATGCCTGCAGTTTAAGACAAAGACAAGTTGAACGTGAGCGCATGCTTTCTGTTGTAAATTTATCCAAAATCAGGAAAACGATTGTTTTGGAATTGTTTGAAGTTTTAGTTTCAACCAGCCAAAGTCCCCTCCAGCATTATGATTTCATTATTAGTTCTGTTACTGAAGATGGAGAAACAGTGACTTTATATGTTTCAATTAGGCCTGGAGTTCTTGACCTTTTCACTGAACTGCGCAAAAACTTTGAAATCATTGTTTTTACTGAAAGCCGACATGAGACTGCAGATGTTATTCTGGGGAAAATTGATGTTAATTTTGACATAAGCAGACGGTTTTATAGAGGTCATTGCAAGAAAGTTGGTGATGGGTACGTGAAAGATCTTAAGAAGATTGGTTTGAATTTGTGTAATGCTATGATTGTGGATGTTAATCCTTGTTGCTATAAATCACAGGCTGAGAATGGTATCAGAATAAGAAGGTTTGAACAGGGTAATGTTAATGATAAACAACTGTATCAGCTTGCTGATTTCTGTAGTGTGGCTGCGAGTTATCAGGATTTAAGGCGTGCTATTTGGTTGAATAGAGGGGCAAACAATGCGGCAAAAGAATCACCCGCTAATGAAGATGGAGATAACGTGAGCGACAAAAGAAGATGGTCATTTTTTTAG